Proteins from a genomic interval of Ensifer canadensis:
- the ilvD gene encoding dihydroxy-acid dehydratase — MACNERSKHITQGVARSPNRAMYYALGYEKADFDKPMIGIANGHSTITPCNAGLQPLADAAVAAIKAAGANPQIFGTPTISDGMSMGTEGMKYSLVSREVIADCVETSVQGQWMDGVLVLGGCDKNMPGGMIGILRANVPAIYVYGGTIKPGHWKGQSLSIVSAFEAVGAFMAGKMSEEDFDGIERNACPSTGSCGGMYTANTMSSSFEALGMSLLYSSNMANPDQEKMESSAQSAKVLVEAVKKGIKPRDIVTRKSIENAVALIMATGGSTNAVLHYLAIGHAAEVEWTLDDFERVRRKVPVLCDLKPSGRYMAVDLHKAGGVPQVLKILLNAGLLHGDCLTITGRTIGEELAAVPDEPRSDQDVIRPYERPIYREGHLAVLKGNLAEGGAVAKISGLKSRVMSGPARVFEDEQSAMDAILSDRIRPGDILVLRYLGPKGGPGMPEMLAPTSAIIGRGLGDSVGLITDGRFSGGTWGMVVGHVTPEAFEGGTIALVEEGDRIVIDAHQQLLQLEVDPEELARRRTQWRQPEPRYKRGVLAKFAALARPANEGAVTG, encoded by the coding sequence ATGGCCTGCAACGAGCGCTCGAAACACATAACGCAAGGTGTCGCGCGATCCCCCAACCGGGCGATGTATTATGCGCTCGGCTACGAGAAAGCCGATTTCGACAAACCGATGATCGGTATTGCCAACGGTCATTCGACGATCACGCCCTGCAATGCCGGGCTGCAGCCGTTGGCCGACGCCGCTGTCGCTGCCATCAAGGCTGCCGGTGCAAATCCGCAGATCTTCGGCACGCCGACGATTTCCGACGGCATGTCGATGGGCACCGAAGGCATGAAATATTCGCTTGTGTCCCGCGAGGTCATCGCCGACTGCGTCGAAACCTCGGTACAGGGACAGTGGATGGACGGCGTGCTCGTGCTCGGCGGCTGCGACAAGAACATGCCGGGCGGCATGATCGGTATCCTCCGCGCCAATGTGCCGGCGATCTATGTCTATGGCGGCACGATCAAGCCTGGCCACTGGAAGGGGCAAAGCCTTTCGATCGTCTCCGCCTTCGAAGCCGTCGGCGCCTTCATGGCGGGCAAGATGAGCGAGGAGGATTTCGACGGCATCGAGCGCAATGCCTGCCCGTCGACCGGCTCCTGCGGTGGCATGTACACCGCCAACACCATGAGCTCGTCCTTCGAGGCGCTTGGTATGTCGCTTCTTTACTCGTCCAACATGGCCAATCCAGACCAGGAGAAGATGGAGAGCTCAGCTCAATCCGCCAAGGTCCTGGTCGAGGCGGTCAAGAAGGGCATCAAGCCGCGGGACATCGTCACGCGCAAGTCGATCGAAAATGCCGTGGCCCTGATCATGGCGACGGGCGGATCGACCAATGCGGTGCTGCATTACCTCGCCATCGGGCATGCGGCGGAAGTCGAGTGGACACTGGACGACTTCGAGCGCGTTCGCCGCAAGGTCCCCGTCCTCTGTGACCTCAAGCCGTCGGGCAGATACATGGCCGTCGATCTGCACAAGGCGGGCGGCGTGCCGCAGGTGCTGAAGATCCTTCTGAATGCAGGTCTTCTGCATGGCGACTGTTTGACGATCACAGGCAGGACGATCGGGGAAGAGCTTGCAGCCGTTCCGGACGAGCCGCGGTCGGATCAGGATGTCATCCGGCCCTATGAAAGACCGATCTACCGCGAGGGCCACCTCGCGGTGTTGAAGGGGAATCTGGCCGAAGGCGGTGCCGTCGCCAAGATCAGTGGTTTGAAAAGCCGAGTCATGAGCGGGCCCGCGCGCGTGTTCGAGGACGAACAATCGGCGATGGATGCCATCCTGTCGGACCGGATCAGGCCAGGCGATATCCTCGTTTTACGTTACCTCGGCCCAAAGGGCGGCCCGGGAATGCCCGAGATGCTCGCGCCAACTTCGGCGATCATCGGCAGGGGCCTCGGCGACAGCGTCGGCCTTATCACCGACGGCCGCTTCTCGGGCGGCACCTGGGGCATGGTCGTCGGCCACGTCACGCCGGAAGCTTTTGAAGGCGGCACGATCGCGCTGGTAGAAGAGGGCGACCGCATCGTCATCGACGCCCATCAGCAGCTGCTGCAACTCGAAGTGGATCCGGAAGAGCTGGCAAGAAGGCGCACCCAGTGGCGGCAGCCGGAACCGCGCTACAAACGCGGTGTGCTGGCAAAGTTTGCAGCGCTGGCGCGCCCGGCCAACGAAGGGGCGGTCACCGGCTGA
- a CDS encoding Lrp/AsnC family transcriptional regulator: MEKIDEIDMRILSCLQKDGTISQRDLADRVGLSQNACWRRLQRLNASGLVLGTHAAIDVAALGFDLTVFVMIRTRHHSKEWADNFRKHVERLPEVTDLYRIGGDWDYLIKVVTRGMAGYDAFYQKLITDFDLMTVTGFFSMETIISNRMPDLRGLMR, encoded by the coding sequence ATGGAAAAGATTGACGAAATTGATATGCGGATCCTGTCCTGCCTCCAAAAGGACGGCACGATTTCGCAGCGTGATCTGGCCGACCGAGTCGGACTGTCGCAGAACGCCTGCTGGCGGCGCCTGCAACGGTTGAACGCCAGCGGGCTTGTGCTTGGTACCCATGCCGCAATCGACGTCGCAGCGCTCGGCTTCGACCTTACCGTGTTCGTGATGATCCGCACCCGCCATCATTCCAAGGAATGGGCCGACAACTTCCGCAAGCATGTCGAGCGTCTGCCGGAGGTGACGGACCTCTACCGGATCGGCGGCGACTGGGACTATCTGATCAAGGTGGTGACGCGTGGCATGGCTGGCTATGACGCCTTCTACCAGAAGCTCATCACCGATTTCGACCTGATGACGGTCACCGGCTTCTTTTCGATGGAAACCATCATCAGCAACCGCATGCCCGACCTGCGCGGCCTGATGCGGTAG
- a CDS encoding DUF2809 domain-containing protein, with translation MDFVKDNAAGVNGCEISELSSVVLPASALLTAADDYAPFADPHRSTDGSRVVTSLAMELRFNRTAFLFSILLFVVLVVLATCGAGWGWVRSFSGDVLAVMWVYCTLASAVKARPQLLAGIAFLLGVAIELAQYLAASFDIRISNPVLRIVLGATPDWWDVLAYALGAVLVLAIAMLGRFRHRRHVGAYAL, from the coding sequence ATGGATTTTGTGAAGGACAACGCAGCTGGCGTAAACGGCTGCGAGATTTCCGAACTCAGTAGCGTTGTGCTGCCGGCCTCTGCTCTTCTGACGGCGGCCGACGACTACGCGCCATTTGCCGATCCGCATCGCTCGACAGACGGGTCGCGTGTGGTTACATCGCTTGCCATGGAACTCCGCTTCAACCGTACCGCCTTCTTATTTTCCATCCTTCTGTTCGTCGTCCTCGTCGTGCTGGCAACGTGTGGGGCCGGATGGGGTTGGGTCCGCAGTTTTTCCGGCGATGTCCTTGCCGTGATGTGGGTGTACTGCACGCTGGCATCGGCGGTGAAAGCTCGACCCCAGCTGCTCGCCGGTATCGCCTTCCTGCTAGGCGTGGCGATCGAGCTTGCGCAGTATCTGGCGGCCAGTTTCGATATCCGCATTTCCAATCCCGTCTTGAGGATCGTGCTTGGAGCCACGCCGGACTGGTGGGATGTGCTCGCCTATGCGCTGGGTGCGGTCCTCGTGTTGGCCATCGCAATGCTCGGCCGCTTCCGGCACCGCCGTCACGTCGGTGCATACGCGCTTTGA
- a CDS encoding cadherin-like beta sandwich domain-containing protein, with the protein MSRFVSVLWALFALFVVALCVPQVAMAAPSDGCTAINSTWGTGKMLAAGAELWDQSLLLNAGETITYHATTSGSLNAGNDRYSGAGFALYTEGPPTNYGIIVEEYATSVSELNLTGTHTVPASGEYVVYAWSNVSGATIQATVSCVAPPSTDATLASLSLTGTSLSPTFAPGTTSYTASVPNTTASLTVTPTVNDAGATITVNGVAVVSGTASGLIPLSVGSNTLTTVVTAEDGTASKTYTVNVTRAASSNADLDSMILSDGTLSPSFAAATTSYTASVPNATTSLTVTSMIGHSAATLTINGDPVASNAASGAIALNVGSNTVTAVVTAEDGTTVKTYTVTVTRAPSANADLSGLDLSAGTLSPAFASGTVSYTATVPNAAASLTVTPTVSDTTASVTVNGVAVATGTASGTIALAVGTNVLTTVVTAQDGTTKTYTVTATRAASANADLSSLSLSAGTLSPAFAFGTTTYTASVPNATTSLTVTPGVSDTTATITVNGVAVSSGAASGTIALAVGANVVTTVVTAQDGTTVNTYTVTVTRAASSNSDLSGLGLSAGALSPAFASGTTSYTAFIPNTTTSLTVTPDVSDTTATVTVNGVAVASGAASGSIALAVGPNVLTTVVTAEDGTTNTYTVTVTRAPSTNADLSGLSLSSGTLSPAFATGTTAYTASVPNATASLTLTPTASDATASITVNGVTVVSGAASGSVTLAVGTNVVTTVVTAQDGTTQTSYTLTVTRAASTNAELSGLGLSSGTLSPTFASGTMSYTASVSNATASLTVTPLVSDATATVTVNGVAVASGTASGAIALAVGSNTVTTVVTAGDGATQTSYTVIVTRALAASTDANLSGLSLSIGTLSPAFSSGATSYTASVPNATASLTLTPVASDAAATVTVNGAPVASGAASASIPLSVGSNTLATVVTAEDGTVKTYTVTVTRAAPAANFTFTPAAGALPPAMAGEKYAQPISAAGGTGALLYAVSGGTLPKGMVLNVSTGELTGPLSNDAEVTDYSFTVSVTDAAGSTASAAYTLKVTAREVSVADQIVNVPAGSSPPNVYLNGGATGGPFSDAQVLTVSPANAGKAEIIEGELAQVGAFAPVGYYLKFTPDPAFSGQAKIGYQLTAAAGASNVGVITYNLSFDADAVIGEIDSLVRGFVQTRQNLLASSIQVPGLLERRRLQAGTDPVTMRLSPSTDGVGMSFATSLAQLEAARNAADGIEGGEVSPFNAWLDATMMLHNREQNDDRWGGFGLLSVGVDYLLNEKALVGFSFHLDHMTDPTDDDAEIRGTGWLAGPYTSLELVTGIFFNTSLLYGGSSNDIDTAFFDGSFDSSRWMWDSSITGQWDLNEETVVMPKLRAVYLNENVEDYGVQNVAGGDVALEGFTLEQFRVSLGAEIERQFTLENDMTLKPRLGAAAGYSGLDGNGMFGSVLAGLSLQANESWVVDANLRVTVEGDGETYAGARLGVGGRF; encoded by the coding sequence TTGTCGCGTTTCGTTTCTGTTCTGTGGGCGTTGTTCGCCCTGTTTGTCGTTGCGTTGTGTGTGCCGCAAGTGGCGATGGCCGCTCCGTCAGATGGTTGTACGGCGATCAATTCGACCTGGGGTACGGGTAAAATGCTCGCGGCCGGAGCTGAGCTATGGGATCAGTCCCTCCTTCTGAATGCTGGCGAAACGATTACGTATCACGCGACGACTTCCGGCAGTTTGAATGCGGGCAATGATCGTTATAGCGGAGCGGGTTTTGCGCTCTACACGGAAGGTCCCCCGACAAACTACGGTATCATCGTTGAAGAGTACGCAACATCGGTTAGTGAACTCAACCTGACCGGCACGCACACAGTGCCCGCCAGCGGCGAGTATGTCGTCTATGCCTGGAGCAACGTCAGCGGCGCGACGATACAGGCGACGGTGAGCTGCGTAGCACCGCCGTCGACGGATGCCACCTTGGCCAGCTTGTCGCTGACCGGAACCTCCCTGTCTCCGACGTTTGCGCCGGGCACGACATCCTATACGGCCTCTGTTCCCAATACGACGGCGTCGCTGACGGTGACACCCACGGTCAATGACGCGGGGGCGACCATCACGGTCAACGGAGTGGCCGTTGTTTCGGGGACGGCCTCTGGCCTGATCCCCCTTTCCGTCGGTTCGAACACGCTGACCACGGTGGTGACGGCCGAAGACGGCACGGCATCGAAGACCTACACGGTGAACGTGACCCGTGCGGCTTCGTCGAATGCCGACCTCGACAGCATGATCTTGAGTGATGGCACGCTATCGCCATCGTTTGCCGCAGCAACGACATCCTATACGGCGTCGGTGCCGAACGCGACGACGTCGCTGACGGTGACGTCAATGATCGGCCATTCGGCGGCGACATTGACGATCAATGGCGATCCGGTCGCCTCGAATGCGGCTTCCGGTGCGATTGCGCTCAATGTCGGCTCGAACACGGTGACGGCGGTGGTCACGGCCGAAGATGGCACGACCGTGAAAACCTATACCGTTACGGTGACACGCGCGCCTTCGGCAAATGCCGACTTGTCCGGCCTGGACTTGAGCGCCGGCACGCTGTCGCCGGCCTTTGCCTCCGGCACGGTTTCCTACACGGCTACAGTTCCCAATGCGGCGGCATCACTGACCGTGACGCCCACGGTCAGTGACACGACGGCGTCGGTCACAGTCAATGGGGTCGCCGTCGCGACGGGTACAGCTTCGGGCACGATCGCGCTTGCGGTCGGCACCAACGTCCTGACGACGGTGGTGACGGCCCAGGACGGTACGACGAAAACATATACGGTAACGGCGACGCGGGCCGCCTCTGCAAATGCCGACCTGTCGAGCCTGAGCCTGAGCGCCGGCACGCTATCTCCCGCCTTTGCGTTCGGTACGACCACCTACACGGCCTCGGTCCCCAATGCGACGACGTCGCTGACGGTGACGCCAGGGGTAAGCGATACGACAGCGACGATTACGGTCAATGGGGTGGCCGTCTCTTCGGGTGCAGCCTCGGGCACGATCGCGCTTGCGGTCGGAGCCAATGTCGTGACGACGGTCGTCACCGCTCAGGATGGCACGACGGTGAACACCTACACGGTGACGGTAACGCGTGCTGCGTCGTCGAATTCCGACCTGTCCGGCCTGGGCTTGAGTGCAGGCGCACTGTCTCCGGCGTTCGCATCCGGCACAACCAGCTACACGGCTTTCATTCCGAATACGACGACGTCGCTGACTGTGACGCCTGATGTCAGCGATACGACCGCAACGGTCACCGTCAATGGCGTGGCGGTGGCTTCGGGCGCTGCCTCCGGCTCGATCGCGCTTGCGGTCGGTCCGAATGTGCTGACCACGGTCGTGACAGCCGAGGACGGTACGACGAACACCTACACGGTCACAGTGACGCGCGCGCCGTCGACGAATGCAGACCTGTCCGGCCTGTCGCTCAGCAGCGGCACGCTGTCTCCGGCGTTTGCGACGGGCACGACGGCCTACACGGCCTCGGTCCCCAATGCCACGGCCTCATTGACGCTGACGCCGACCGCAAGCGATGCGACGGCGTCCATCACTGTCAACGGGGTAACAGTCGTGTCGGGTGCTGCCTCGGGCTCCGTCACGCTTGCGGTCGGCACCAACGTCGTCACGACGGTGGTGACGGCCCAGGATGGCACGACGCAGACGTCTTACACGCTGACGGTCACTCGTGCGGCCTCGACGAACGCCGAGTTGTCCGGGCTCGGCCTAAGCAGCGGCACGCTGTCACCGACATTCGCATCGGGCACGATGTCGTACACGGCTTCGGTTTCCAACGCGACGGCGTCGCTGACGGTGACACCGCTGGTCAGTGACGCAACGGCGACGGTGACGGTCAACGGCGTGGCCGTCGCGTCGGGCACCGCGTCCGGAGCGATAGCGCTTGCGGTCGGCTCCAACACGGTGACGACCGTGGTCACGGCCGGGGATGGTGCGACGCAGACGAGCTACACTGTTATCGTGACCCGTGCGCTTGCCGCTTCGACCGACGCCAATCTGTCGGGCCTGTCGTTGAGCATCGGCACGCTGTCTCCGGCCTTTTCGTCCGGCGCGACGTCCTATACGGCGTCGGTTCCAAATGCGACGGCGTCGTTGACGCTGACGCCGGTGGCAAGCGATGCGGCGGCGACAGTCACCGTCAACGGAGCGCCGGTCGCATCCGGCGCAGCTTCTGCCTCGATCCCGCTCTCAGTCGGCTCGAATACGCTGGCCACGGTCGTGACGGCGGAGGATGGCACCGTGAAGACCTATACGGTGACCGTCACCCGCGCCGCGCCAGCGGCCAACTTCACGTTCACGCCGGCGGCGGGCGCTCTTCCACCGGCGATGGCCGGCGAGAAATACGCGCAGCCGATATCGGCCGCGGGAGGTACCGGCGCTCTGCTCTACGCGGTGAGCGGCGGCACCCTTCCCAAGGGCATGGTCCTCAACGTTTCCACGGGCGAGTTGACCGGACCGCTGAGCAACGATGCCGAGGTCACGGATTACAGCTTTACGGTTTCCGTCACCGATGCCGCCGGCAGCACGGCGAGCGCCGCCTATACGCTGAAGGTCACGGCTCGCGAGGTCAGCGTCGCCGACCAGATCGTCAACGTTCCCGCGGGCTCATCGCCGCCAAATGTGTATTTGAATGGCGGGGCGACCGGTGGACCGTTCAGCGACGCGCAGGTCCTTACCGTGAGCCCCGCCAACGCCGGCAAAGCGGAGATTATCGAGGGGGAGCTGGCCCAGGTCGGTGCATTCGCTCCGGTTGGCTATTACCTGAAGTTTACACCGGATCCTGCTTTCTCCGGCCAGGCAAAGATCGGATACCAGCTGACGGCCGCCGCCGGAGCGTCGAATGTCGGTGTGATCACCTACAACTTGAGCTTCGACGCAGATGCCGTCATCGGCGAGATCGATTCACTGGTGCGAGGCTTTGTCCAGACCCGGCAAAATCTCCTGGCGTCAAGCATCCAGGTGCCGGGCCTGCTGGAGCGGCGCCGACTGCAGGCCGGAACCGACCCGGTGACGATGCGTCTGTCGCCCTCGACGGATGGGGTCGGCATGAGCTTTGCCACCAGCTTGGCTCAGCTCGAAGCGGCGAGAAACGCTGCAGACGGTATCGAAGGCGGCGAAGTTTCGCCGTTCAACGCATGGCTTGACGCCACGATGATGCTCCACAATCGGGAGCAGAACGATGATCGGTGGGGCGGCTTTGGCCTTCTTTCGGTCGGCGTTGATTATCTGCTCAACGAAAAGGCGCTGGTCGGGTTCTCGTTCCATCTCGATCATATGACCGATCCGACGGATGACGACGCCGAGATCCGTGGCACAGGCTGGCTTGCCGGACCGTATACGTCGCTCGAACTGGTGACGGGCATCTTCTTCAATACCAGTCTTCTCTATGGCGGTTCCAGCAACGATATCGATACCGCCTTCTTCGACGGCTCCTTCGATAGCAGCCGATGGATGTGGGACAGCTCCATCACCGGCCAATGGGACCTCAATGAGGAGACGGTCGTGATGCCGAAGCTGCGCGCCGTTTACCTCAATGAGAATGTCGAAGACTACGGCGTTCAGAATGTGGCTGGCGGCGATGTCGCTCTGGAAGGATTCACCCTCGAGCAGTTCCGGGTGAGCCTCGGGGCCGAGATCGAGCGGCAGTTTACACTGGAGAACGACATGACGCTCAAACCACGGCTCGGTGCCGCGGCCGGGTACTCCGGTCTCGATGGCAATGGCATGTTCGGTTCGGTGTTGGCTGGTTTGTCTCTGCAGGCGAACGAGAGCTGGGTTGTCGACGCAAACCTGCGCGTAACCGTGGAAGGCGATGGTGAGACCTATGCTGGTGCGCGCTTGGGGGTCGGCGGACGATTCTAG
- a CDS encoding LysR family transcriptional regulator, producing the protein MDLRQLRQFVAVAEELHFGHAAARLNMTQPPLSQSIQALEGELKVQLFKRTKRNVELTSVGRQWLAHVRQVLDGANGLADTARRLSRGEIGHLRLSFVSTADYSVLPDMVSRYRAAYPHVELTMREATSDIQIEALLDEEIDVGLIIAPSQASLHPALSYQALLREPLVAAVPTAWINEGRKGFAGKILEPADFFKAPFIVFPRRAAPAFHDIVSGYFAEHGLAFTAYQEAIQMQTIVGLVASGLGVALVPQSMTNLQRRGATYLPLAGSVPEVETGLAWRSSDQNPALDTFLAAAVPADNR; encoded by the coding sequence ATGGATTTGAGGCAACTTCGCCAATTCGTCGCCGTCGCCGAAGAGCTGCATTTCGGCCATGCGGCCGCTCGCCTCAACATGACCCAGCCGCCGCTCAGCCAATCGATACAGGCACTGGAGGGGGAGCTGAAGGTACAGCTGTTCAAGCGCACCAAGCGGAACGTGGAACTGACATCTGTCGGCAGGCAATGGCTCGCCCATGTCCGCCAGGTGCTTGACGGGGCGAACGGCCTTGCCGACACCGCAAGAAGGCTGTCACGCGGCGAGATCGGCCACCTGCGTTTGTCCTTCGTCAGCACAGCCGACTATAGCGTTCTGCCCGACATGGTCAGCCGCTATCGCGCGGCCTATCCGCATGTGGAACTGACGATGCGCGAAGCCACCAGCGATATCCAAATCGAGGCGTTGCTCGACGAAGAAATCGATGTCGGGCTGATCATTGCCCCCAGCCAAGCGTCGCTTCATCCTGCCCTTTCCTACCAGGCTTTGCTGCGGGAACCGCTGGTTGCCGCGGTGCCGACGGCCTGGATCAACGAAGGACGAAAGGGGTTTGCTGGAAAAATCCTGGAACCAGCCGACTTCTTCAAGGCGCCATTCATCGTTTTTCCACGGCGGGCGGCACCGGCTTTTCACGATATCGTCTCGGGATATTTCGCCGAACATGGGCTGGCGTTCACCGCCTATCAGGAAGCCATCCAGATGCAGACGATCGTCGGTCTGGTCGCATCCGGGCTGGGGGTGGCGCTGGTGCCGCAATCGATGACCAATCTTCAGCGGCGCGGGGCAACCTATCTGCCGCTGGCCGGCAGCGTACCGGAGGTGGAAACCGGCCTTGCGTGGCGCAGTTCGGACCAGAATCCGGCACTCGACACCTTCCTTGCCGCGGCGGTACCGGCCGATAACAGGTGA
- a CDS encoding TetR/AcrR family transcriptional regulator: MAGREGPRPGGRSARVQASVHGAVQALMTRMERAEITIPMIAVEAGVTPSTIYRRWGDIQELLADVAVERLKPDMQPVDTGNGGKDLLAWAEQYAEEMSSKPGREMIRDVLAAQDGSGAYQCCNFTKQQIEVIAARAADRGEAFPEVDAVMDRVVSPIMYRILFGEAPDTAHVARLVSGAMGLVSKAPASV; the protein is encoded by the coding sequence ATGGCAGGCAGGGAAGGTCCCCGTCCAGGCGGGCGAAGCGCCAGGGTACAGGCGTCGGTGCACGGGGCCGTTCAGGCTCTGATGACACGAATGGAGCGCGCAGAGATCACCATTCCGATGATCGCCGTCGAAGCGGGCGTCACGCCCTCGACCATCTATCGCCGTTGGGGCGACATCCAGGAACTCCTGGCAGATGTCGCTGTCGAACGGCTGAAACCCGACATGCAGCCGGTCGATACCGGAAATGGTGGCAAGGATCTTCTGGCCTGGGCCGAACAATACGCCGAGGAAATGTCCTCGAAACCCGGGCGTGAGATGATACGTGACGTGCTGGCAGCGCAGGACGGCAGCGGCGCCTATCAGTGCTGCAACTTCACCAAGCAGCAGATTGAGGTGATCGCAGCACGCGCTGCGGACCGTGGCGAAGCATTTCCTGAGGTCGACGCCGTCATGGACCGCGTCGTCTCACCGATCATGTACCGCATCCTTTTCGGCGAGGCGCCGGATACGGCACATGTCGCGCGTCTGGTCTCGGGCGCAATGGGACTGGTTTCGAAAGCGCCCGCTTCCGTCTGA
- a CDS encoding aminotransferase class V-fold PLP-dependent enzyme, translated as MTTPCPRQPYLTGPLEAFRESLAGDNAIADLRAGLVGKTAKIDGPFGVKNLVYADYVASGRALMQIEHFILEQVLPYYANSHTEASYCGGSMTRLRRDARAVIAACCGAGPEHAVIFAGSGATAGINRLVSLLGVTEAVATGRRVRILIGPYEHHSNILPWRESGAEVVEIAECPAGGPDLAALDEALKQPADLVVCAFSAASNVTGIVTDVAAVTRIAKAAGAKMVWDYAGAGPYLPIDMSPEGAAAIDAVVISPHKFIGGPGTSGILVLRRDAAVTAKPSWPGGGTVKFVSPTGHDYSNSLEAREEAGTPNVVGDIRAALAFLVKEAIGAEAMQTRNAELTRRAIAAWQGIERLELLGPLGPQRLPIFSFRVKDGKGGHVHQQLVTRMLSDRFGIQARGGCACAGPYVHRLLGIDDEESQRLRDAILAGQEMLKPGFVRLNFSVLLADEEVAFILDAVAKLAADAASYEQHYDFDPARAIFFPRAALAAEA; from the coding sequence ATGACGACGCCGTGCCCACGCCAGCCCTATCTTACCGGCCCGCTCGAAGCATTTCGAGAAAGCCTTGCCGGCGACAACGCAATCGCTGACCTGCGGGCTGGGCTTGTCGGCAAGACTGCAAAGATCGACGGTCCCTTCGGCGTCAAGAACCTCGTCTATGCCGACTATGTCGCATCGGGCCGGGCATTGATGCAGATCGAGCATTTCATCCTCGAACAGGTCCTGCCCTATTATGCCAACAGCCACACCGAGGCGTCCTACTGCGGCGGCTCGATGACCAGGTTGCGCCGCGACGCGCGTGCTGTGATCGCCGCCTGCTGCGGCGCCGGACCTGAACACGCCGTCATTTTCGCCGGCTCCGGCGCCACCGCCGGCATCAATCGGCTGGTGAGCCTGCTGGGTGTTACCGAGGCGGTCGCCACCGGTCGGCGCGTGCGCATCCTAATCGGGCCCTATGAACACCACTCCAATATCCTGCCCTGGCGCGAAAGCGGTGCCGAGGTGGTCGAGATCGCCGAGTGTCCGGCTGGTGGGCCGGATCTCGCTGCACTCGACGAAGCGCTGAAGCAACCGGCCGATCTCGTCGTTTGCGCCTTTTCCGCCGCTTCCAATGTCACGGGCATCGTCACCGATGTTGCGGCCGTCACCCGGATCGCGAAGGCGGCAGGCGCAAAGATGGTGTGGGACTATGCCGGTGCTGGACCCTACCTGCCGATCGACATGTCGCCCGAGGGCGCTGCTGCGATTGACGCGGTGGTCATCTCGCCGCACAAGTTCATCGGTGGCCCCGGTACGTCAGGCATTCTGGTCCTGCGGCGTGACGCGGCTGTCACCGCCAAGCCATCCTGGCCCGGCGGCGGCACCGTCAAATTCGTTTCGCCCACCGGTCACGACTACAGCAATAGCCTCGAGGCGCGCGAGGAGGCCGGCACGCCGAACGTCGTCGGCGATATCCGCGCCGCGCTCGCTTTCCTCGTCAAGGAAGCGATCGGTGCCGAGGCAATGCAGACCAGAAACGCCGAGCTGACCCGTCGCGCTATCGCCGCATGGCAAGGCATCGAGCGGCTGGAATTGCTCGGTCCTCTCGGGCCACAGCGGCTGCCGATCTTTTCCTTCCGCGTCAAGGACGGCAAGGGCGGCCATGTCCACCAGCAGCTCGTCACCCGCATGCTCAGCGATCGCTTCGGCATTCAGGCGCGCGGTGGCTGCGCATGTGCCGGTCCCTATGTGCACCGGCTGCTCGGCATCGATGACGAGGAATCGCAACGCCTGCGCGACGCCATCCTTGCCGGACAGGAAATGCTGAAGCCGGGTTTTGTCCGGTTGAACTTCAGCGTCCTGCTCGCCGACGAAGAGGTGGCGTTCATCCTCGACGCCGTCGCCAAGCTTGCCGCCGACGCAGCCAGCTACGAGCAACACTACGATTTCGACCCGGCGCGCGCCATCTTCTTCCCGCGTGCAGCGCTTGCAGCGGAGGCCTGA